Proteins encoded by one window of Corynebacterium amycolatum:
- a CDS encoding ACT domain-containing protein gives MFAIITVTGEDHTGIIAAVTTALAEQDVNIVDVSQTLMDKWFTMILRVEFNEKATPISTLQGYMDSVGKREGLVIRIQSEALFNAVNEI, from the coding sequence ATGTTTGCCATCATTACCGTCACCGGCGAGGATCACACCGGCATCATCGCCGCCGTCACCACTGCTCTGGCGGAGCAGGACGTCAACATCGTCGATGTTTCCCAGACCCTCATGGATAAATGGTTCACCATGATCCTGCGGGTGGAGTTCAACGAGAAGGCCACTCCCATCAGCACGCTGCAGGGTTATATGGATTCCGTCGGCAAGCGGGAGGGGCTTGTGATTCGAATCCAGTCTGAGGCGCTGTTCAACGCCGTCAACGAGATTTAA
- a CDS encoding PFL family protein yields the protein MDFNFAQSKFLDTIDMIEKYRLDIRTVTMGISLLKCSRSEMEATAQAVYDRVTRQAARLVEVCEGIEAELGIPIVNKRISVTPVSLITAGCEGDPTVVAKALDRAARDSGVNFLGGYSALVEKGATTSEKRLIDSIPHALSETELVCSSVNVASSRAGINMDAVRRMGEVVKEAAAQTADRSSIACAKLVVFANAVGDNPFMAGAFHGVGEPDCVVSVGVSGPGVVDRALGDLEGASFNEVAEEIKKAAFKITRTGQLVGTMASERLGVPFGIVDLSLAPTAEMGDSVAHILEHMGLEQVGTHGTTAALALLNDAVKKGGLMACSRVGGLSGSFIPVSEDKGMIDAVRAGSISMDKLEAMTSICSVGFDMIAIPGDTPATTISGMIADEAAIGVMNHKTTAARLIPVPGTKPGDEVNFGGLLGYAPVIDVNAKGNAEFIARGGYIPAPVHGFRN from the coding sequence ATGGATTTCAACTTCGCGCAATCTAAGTTTCTCGACACCATTGACATGATCGAGAAGTACCGTCTGGATATCCGGACGGTCACCATGGGAATTTCCCTGCTCAAGTGCTCTCGCTCTGAAATGGAAGCCACCGCACAGGCGGTGTATGACCGCGTAACCAGGCAGGCCGCTCGCCTCGTGGAGGTCTGCGAGGGGATCGAGGCGGAGCTGGGCATTCCGATTGTCAATAAGCGCATCTCCGTCACACCAGTTTCCCTCATCACGGCCGGTTGCGAAGGCGACCCCACCGTGGTGGCCAAGGCGCTCGACCGCGCCGCCCGCGATTCGGGCGTGAACTTCCTCGGCGGCTACTCGGCGCTCGTCGAAAAGGGTGCGACGACCAGCGAGAAGCGGCTCATCGACTCCATTCCCCACGCTCTGAGCGAGACCGAATTGGTGTGCAGCTCGGTCAACGTAGCGTCGTCACGCGCGGGCATCAACATGGATGCAGTGCGTCGCATGGGCGAGGTGGTGAAGGAAGCCGCGGCGCAAACCGCTGACCGCAGCTCGATTGCCTGCGCCAAGCTGGTGGTTTTCGCCAATGCGGTGGGCGACAATCCGTTCATGGCCGGCGCGTTCCACGGCGTCGGGGAGCCGGATTGCGTCGTGTCCGTCGGCGTTTCGGGTCCGGGTGTGGTCGATCGCGCCCTCGGCGATCTGGAGGGCGCCAGCTTCAACGAAGTCGCCGAGGAGATCAAGAAGGCGGCGTTCAAGATTACCCGCACGGGTCAGCTGGTCGGCACGATGGCATCGGAGCGCCTGGGCGTGCCCTTTGGCATCGTGGATCTCTCGCTCGCGCCGACCGCTGAGATGGGTGACTCCGTCGCTCACATCCTCGAGCACATGGGGTTGGAGCAGGTCGGCACGCACGGCACCACTGCCGCGCTGGCGCTGCTTAACGACGCCGTCAAGAAAGGCGGCCTGATGGCTTGTTCACGCGTCGGCGGACTGTCCGGGTCGTTCATCCCGGTCTCTGAGGACAAGGGCATGATTGATGCTGTCCGTGCGGGGTCGATCAGTATGGACAAGCTGGAGGCGATGACCTCTATTTGTTCGGTGGGCTTCGACATGATCGCGATTCCTGGTGACACGCCTGCGACCACGATTTCCGGCATGATTGCCGACGAGGCCGCCATCGGTGTGATGAACCACAAAACCACCGCCGCCCGCCTCATTCCGGTGCCGGGTACCAAGCCGGGCGATGAGGTGAACTTCGGTGGTCTGCTCGGATATGCGCCGGTCATTGATGTCAATGCCAAGGGCAATGCCGAGTTCATTGCCCGTGGCGGCTACATCCCCGCCCCGGTGCACGGGTTCAGGAACTAG